From the Deinococcus sonorensis KR-87 genome, the window CCTGCACGGTGGCGTAGCGCTGCCCCCAGAAAGCGTCGTAGGGGGCGGCCACGACCGTATAACCGGCGCCGGTCATCCGCTGGCAGGTCTGGTCCACCTGCTCGGGCCGGTCCAGCTGAAAGCCGAGCCCGATGCTCTGGCCGCTGGGCCGCGTCCACCCGGCCGACAGCTGCCGGATCAGCCGCTCACTCTCCCACGCGATCCGCAGACCGCCCACCGTGATCTCCACATGGTCCTCCGCGTCTCCCTGGGCGTTCAGGTGGGCACCGGCCGGAATCGGCAGGCCCAGCGTCCGGTAGAAGTCCAGGGCACGTTCCAGATCGGCCACCGTGAAGCTCAGGTAGTTGGGAGTTATGCTCATGCCTTATCCTAGTCTGTTGGTTACGCCTGGGGCTGCTGCTGGCTTAAGTCAGCGTGAATGCTCCGGGCGTCTGAGTGGTTTATGCGCCGCAGCCACATAAGACTGGCTGCACTGCCCTGCGGCGCGACCGCCGGCAGCCTGAGGAGCCCACATGACCAATCGACACGCCGTCCTTCCCCTCCGACGCCTGTGGCTGGCAGGCGCCCTGCTGCTGACCCTGGGCGCGTGTGCCGAACCATCCACTCCGCCGCCCGGCAGTGGCTCTGGCCCCACCCCTCCCGGTCCGCTCGCCTGGAAAACGGCGGCCCCTGCCCCCATCAGCCAGTACGAAGCGGCCGGCGCCAGCATCGATGGCCGGCTGTACGTCTTCGGCGGCTTCTACACCCTGCTCAACAACAAACCGCTCGTCACGGTCCGGACCTCGGTCTACAACTCGGCCTCCGGGCGCTGGAACCAGCTGGCCGACATGCCGGAGGCGGTGACCCACGCCGCCACCGTTGCGGTCGGGTCGAAGGTCTATCTGGCCGGCGGGTTCATCGGGGACCACCCCGGCCCCGAGACTGACCACGTCTGGATCTATGACACGGCCACCAACCGCTGGAGCGCCGGTCCGTCCCTGCCGGCTCCCCGGGGTGCGGGGGCGCTGGCGCTGGTGGGCCGCAAGCTGCACTTCTTCGGCGGCACCCGGCGTGATGCGACTGAACTGCACGACTACACCCAGGACTTCGGCACCCACTGGGTGCTGGACCTGGACGGTTCGGGTGACTGGACCGAGGCTGCTCCGCTGCCCACCCCCCGCAACCACCTATCAGGCATCGCGCTGGACGGCCTGATCTACGCCATCGGCGGCCAGCACCTGGGAGACGAGGTGGCCGGTGACCTGCCGGACGTGCAGGTGTATGACCCGGCCACCGACCGCTGGAGTGCCCGCAAGAACCTGCCGCTGCCGCTGGGCCACACCATGGCCTCCACCGTGGTCTGGAACGGCCACATCGTGGTGGCCGGCGGCGTGACGCTGGCCGAAAACCCGGCGCCCGACGACGTGGAGGGGAAGGAGTCAAACACGGTGTTGGACTATGATCCCAAGACCGACAAGTGGACCCGCCTGACCGACCTGCCCGCCCCACGCCAGTCGCCGGTAGCGGGTGTGCTGGGCACCAAGCTGGTGGTGACCGGCGGAGCCACCGATGACGGCCCCACCGACGTGACCTGGATCGGCACCCGCTGAGCAGCACAACCCGAGCAGGGAAGCGCCTGCAGGAATAAGCACATCATGCTCAGGAGACCCGCCCGAAGGTCAAGGCGGGTCTTCCGTAGCTACAGGGAGTGAACCGGGGTCCAGGCGCAGCGTGGACCATACGCTGGTTCAGCGGGCTGCCCGAGCGCGAACCGGCGCCCGTTCGCCGCTCAGTTCAGCCGGGCCTGCAGCCGGGCCGGGCCGCGCAGCACGAAGTTGGGGCGGTAGGTGACCGGCTGGGCCGGCACCTGCAGCTGCGGGTGGCGCTCGGCCAGGGTCCGGAAGGTCAGCTCGCCTTCCATCCGGGCCAGGCTGGCGCCCAGGCAGTAATGCGGGCCGCTGGCAAACGACAGGTGGCGCGCCGCGCCCGGCCGCTGCAGGTCCAGGCGGTCCGGATCCGGAAAGACGCGCGGGTCGCGGTTGGCGGCCGCCAGGATCAGCTGGACGTGGCTGCCGGCCGGCAGGGTGCGCCCCTCCACCACCACGTCGCTGCTCAGGGAGCGGCCGGTCATCTGCACCGGTGCCACCAGCCGCAGCAGTTCGTCGGTGGCCTGCAGTGCCAGCTCCGGGCGGGCCACCAGTCCCTGCCACGCCTCCGGCTGCTGCGAGAGCGTCAGCACGCCCCCGGCAATCAGGTTGGTGGTGGTCTCATGGCCGGCCGCCAGCAGCAGCACCGCGTTGGCCAGCAGCTCGTCGCCGCTGAGCCGCTCGCCCCCGTCCTCGGCGGCGGCCAGGGCGCTCAGCAGGCCCGGTTGAGGGTTCAGGCGCAGCTCGCTGGCCAGGTCGCGGAAGTAGCCGCGCATCTCGGCCGCGTCGTGTTCAATGCGCTGCATCAGCGTTTCGCCCTGCTCCGCACCGCCCAGCAGATCGGCGATGCTGCCGCTCCAGGCCCGGAACTGCGCCTCGTCCTGACCGGACAGGCCCAGCATCCGGGTAATCACGCCCACCGGGAGCGGCACCGCCAGGTCGCGGACCACGTCGAAGTCCGGCTGCTGTGCGGCGGCCTGCAGCAGCCGGTCCAGCTGCTCCTGAACCAGTTCGCGCTGGCCCTCGATCACGCGCGGCGTGAAGGCGGCCTGGGCCAGCCCACGCAGGCGGGTGTGCGGGATGCCGTTCTGGAACAGCATCATGTTGCGCAGCAGCGTGCCGGCCTCCGGGTAGTCTGCGAGCTGCGCCCCGATGGCCTGACCGCTCAGGGCGGCCGGGGAGCGCAGCACAGCATTCGTGGCCGCATACGAGAACAGGAGGGTGGCGTTCCACTCCGGTACCCACAGCAGCTCGTCCATACGGCGCCCCTGGGCGTAGAGCGGGTACGGGTCCTGCAGGGAGGCCGGGCTGAACAGCGCCTGGGCCAGCTGGGCGGCCGGGCTGAGCGTGGGAGCAGTCATGGCTCTACTGTAGTGCGGCCGCTGCGGTTCAGCTGATCAGGCCGGTGTCGCAGTCGGCCAGGTCGCGGAACTGCCGGGCCTTGTCCATCAGCCCCATCTGCCGGTAGCAGTCGCTCAGGCGCAGGGCGAAGAAGCGCATCGCCTGGCAGTCCTCGCGGCGCTCGGCCGCTTCCAGGCAGATGCGGTAGTGCAGCACCGCCAGGTGGTACTGCTCGCCATTGGCGGCGTGTTCGGCGCGGCAGTGGGCCACGCGCAGGGTCACGATGTCAGTGGGCGGGCGATTCATGATTGGCTTCAGTGTAGACACCTCACCGCAGCCATGAATGCGAGGTGAAGAAGGTTTGGCGCAGCTTCTGCGTTGAGGAAAGCTCCATGCAGCGGGCAATGTTCAGTGGTGCGCAATTCCGACTGCGTCATTCTGTCCTGATAAAAATGAACCGTGACCCAAGCCGCTTTAACGGCGGGCGGCGGTCAGCAGACCCAGGCCCGCCACCAGGTACAGCAGGGTCGGCACCCAGGCGGCCACCTCCGGCGGAATCGCCCCGTTCTCGCCCATCACCCGGAAGA encodes:
- a CDS encoding cytochrome P450 — its product is MTAPTLSPAAQLAQALFSPASLQDPYPLYAQGRRMDELLWVPEWNATLLFSYAATNAVLRSPAALSGQAIGAQLADYPEAGTLLRNMMLFQNGIPHTRLRGLAQAAFTPRVIEGQRELVQEQLDRLLQAAAQQPDFDVVRDLAVPLPVGVITRMLGLSGQDEAQFRAWSGSIADLLGGAEQGETLMQRIEHDAAEMRGYFRDLASELRLNPQPGLLSALAAAEDGGERLSGDELLANAVLLLAAGHETTTNLIAGGVLTLSQQPEAWQGLVARPELALQATDELLRLVAPVQMTGRSLSSDVVVEGRTLPAGSHVQLILAAANRDPRVFPDPDRLDLQRPGAARHLSFASGPHYCLGASLARMEGELTFRTLAERHPQLQVPAQPVTYRPNFVLRGPARLQARLN
- a CDS encoding VOC family protein, with translation MSITPNYLSFTVADLERALDFYRTLGLPIPAGAHLNAQGDAEDHVEITVGGLRIAWESERLIRQLSAGWTRPSGQSIGLGFQLDRPEQVDQTCQRMTGAGYTVVAAPYDAFWGQRYATVQDPDGHTLDLYAWLEQQA
- a CDS encoding Kelch repeat-containing protein, which encodes MTNRHAVLPLRRLWLAGALLLTLGACAEPSTPPPGSGSGPTPPGPLAWKTAAPAPISQYEAAGASIDGRLYVFGGFYTLLNNKPLVTVRTSVYNSASGRWNQLADMPEAVTHAATVAVGSKVYLAGGFIGDHPGPETDHVWIYDTATNRWSAGPSLPAPRGAGALALVGRKLHFFGGTRRDATELHDYTQDFGTHWVLDLDGSGDWTEAAPLPTPRNHLSGIALDGLIYAIGGQHLGDEVAGDLPDVQVYDPATDRWSARKNLPLPLGHTMASTVVWNGHIVVAGGVTLAENPAPDDVEGKESNTVLDYDPKTDKWTRLTDLPAPRQSPVAGVLGTKLVVTGGATDDGPTDVTWIGTR